A region from the Lycium barbarum isolate Lr01 chromosome 8, ASM1917538v2, whole genome shotgun sequence genome encodes:
- the LOC132606806 gene encoding uncharacterized protein LOC132606806 isoform X2, whose protein sequence is MIISDENEKGVAATSGVLESTQHGSFSNYEMAMHARNNAQPVSISNNYEMAMCTRNHNNNGQNQKFKKNGNLQCEVCKRKGHTKENCYRVVRYPSDFKFQRKVNNTSAAYNANVMQDHVGSTSQFNPEYGHNTNLYVPSANMGKEVYGHNTRNVRTQPTGSYNHNCATTQQGNYAFTSEQYKQILRMLNKGTNNNSNSVAPTNIAGSLHWERKGDR, encoded by the exons ATGATCATtagtgatgaaaatgagaaaggagTTGCTGCTACTTCAGGTGTGTTAGAGAGTACTCAACATGGATCATTCAGCAACTATGAGATGGCTATGCATGCTAGGAATAATGCTCAACCTGTTTCCATTAGCAACAACTATGAAATGGCTATGTGTACTAGGAACCATAACAATAATGGACAGaatcaaaaattcaaaaagaaCGGAAACCTTCAGTGTGAAGTATGCAAGAGAAAAGGTCATACTAAGGAGAACTGTTATAGGGTTGTGAGGTATCCTTCAGACTTCAAATTTCAAAGGAAAGTTAATAACACTAGTGCTGCTTACAATGCCAATGTGATGCAAGATCATGTTGGTTCAACCTCTCAGTTCAATCCTGAATATGGTCATAATACAAATCTGTATGTTCCATCTGCCAATATGGGTAAAGAAGTGTATGGTCACAATACAAGAAATGTAAGAACTCAACCAACTGGAAGTTACAATCACAATTGTGCGACAACTCAACAAGGAAACTATGCTTTCACCAGTGAGCAATATAAGCAAATTCTACGGATGTTGAACAAAGGAACAAACAACAATTCTAACTCAGTCGCACCAACTAACATTGCAG GATCTCTTCATTGGGAGCGTAAAGGGGATAGGTAG
- the LOC132606806 gene encoding uncharacterized protein LOC132606806 isoform X1, whose translation MIISDENEKGVAATSGVLESTQHGSFSNYEMAMHARNNAQPVSISNNYEMAMCTRNHNNNGQNQKFKKNGNLQCEVCKRKGHTKENCYRVVRYPSDFKFQRKVNNTSAAYNANVMQDHVGSTSQFNPEYGHNTNLYVPSANMGKEVYGHNTRNVRTQPTGSYNHNCATTQQGNYAFTSEQYKQILRMLNKGTNNNSNSVAPTNIAVTEPSSYNQAIKDPRWVAAMKEEISALDTKGVFTKSNTKLQVRWQGLRQG comes from the exons ATGATCATtagtgatgaaaatgagaaaggagTTGCTGCTACTTCAGGTGTGTTAGAGAGTACTCAACATGGATCATTCAGCAACTATGAGATGGCTATGCATGCTAGGAATAATGCTCAACCTGTTTCCATTAGCAACAACTATGAAATGGCTATGTGTACTAGGAACCATAACAATAATGGACAGaatcaaaaattcaaaaagaaCGGAAACCTTCAGTGTGAAGTATGCAAGAGAAAAGGTCATACTAAGGAGAACTGTTATAGGGTTGTGAGGTATCCTTCAGACTTCAAATTTCAAAGGAAAGTTAATAACACTAGTGCTGCTTACAATGCCAATGTGATGCAAGATCATGTTGGTTCAACCTCTCAGTTCAATCCTGAATATGGTCATAATACAAATCTGTATGTTCCATCTGCCAATATGGGTAAAGAAGTGTATGGTCACAATACAAGAAATGTAAGAACTCAACCAACTGGAAGTTACAATCACAATTGTGCGACAACTCAACAAGGAAACTATGCTTTCACCAGTGAGCAATATAAGCAAATTCTACGGATGTTGAACAAAGGAACAAACAACAATTCTAACTCAGTCGCACCAACTAACATTGCAG TCACTGAACCATCAAGTTACAATCAAGCTATTAAAGATCCTAGATGGGTAGCAGCTATGAAAGAAGAAATTTCAGCATTGGACACCAAAGGTGTATTTACAAAGTCAAATACAAAGCTACAGGTGAGGTGGCAAGGTTTAAGGCAAGGCTAG
- the LOC132606806 gene encoding uncharacterized protein LOC132606806 isoform X3: protein MIISDENEKGVAATSGVLESTQHGSFSNYEMAMHARNNAQPVSISNNYEMAMCTRNHNNNGQNQKFKKNGNLQCEVCKRKGHTKENCYRVVRYPSDFKFQRKVNNTSAAYNANVMQDHVGSTSQFNPEYGHNTNLYVPSANMGKEVYGHNTRNVRTQPTGSYNHNCATTQQGNYAFTSEQYKQILRMLNKGTNNNSNSVAPTNIAEM from the exons ATGATCATtagtgatgaaaatgagaaaggagTTGCTGCTACTTCAGGTGTGTTAGAGAGTACTCAACATGGATCATTCAGCAACTATGAGATGGCTATGCATGCTAGGAATAATGCTCAACCTGTTTCCATTAGCAACAACTATGAAATGGCTATGTGTACTAGGAACCATAACAATAATGGACAGaatcaaaaattcaaaaagaaCGGAAACCTTCAGTGTGAAGTATGCAAGAGAAAAGGTCATACTAAGGAGAACTGTTATAGGGTTGTGAGGTATCCTTCAGACTTCAAATTTCAAAGGAAAGTTAATAACACTAGTGCTGCTTACAATGCCAATGTGATGCAAGATCATGTTGGTTCAACCTCTCAGTTCAATCCTGAATATGGTCATAATACAAATCTGTATGTTCCATCTGCCAATATGGGTAAAGAAGTGTATGGTCACAATACAAGAAATGTAAGAACTCAACCAACTGGAAGTTACAATCACAATTGTGCGACAACTCAACAAGGAAACTATGCTTTCACCAGTGAGCAATATAAGCAAATTCTACGGATGTTGAACAAAGGAACAAACAACAATTCTAACTCAGTCGCACCAACTAACATTGCAG AGATGTAA